The Daucus carota subsp. sativus chromosome 7, DH1 v3.0, whole genome shotgun sequence genome window below encodes:
- the LOC135147894 gene encoding uncharacterized protein LOC135147894: MALFEECSVEYVPREENTKADALSQFASSDDEVCSGSVYYQVLRTPSIEAKLAAPIDTGATWLDEIKLYLQSGHLPPNADEARKLQVRALKYVPIEGVLYRKSFVIPYLRCLRPDEAREALREVHEGVCGQHLGGRALAHKVTRLGFYWPDMLKHAQDYVKRCDRCQRYGIPRVMVTDNGTQFNNAEFRSYCEDYSIELRFTSVAHPQANGQAEVGNRIILDGLKKRVEKAQGSWADEILPILWAYRTTCKAPKARWLQIGKAPTKLRLSQAMAHTNSKPWKELKFPEVGMQPT, encoded by the exons atggcactattcgaagaatgctCGGTAGAATATGTGCCCAGGGAGGAGAAcaccaaggctgatgccttatcaCAATTTGCATCCTCCGACGACGAGGTATGCTCAGGAagcgtttattatcaggttttgAGAACCCCAAGCATCGAAGCAAAGTTAGCTGCCCCCATTGACACAGGGGCCACTTGGTTGGATGAGATTAAGTTGTACTTACAAAGCGGTCATCTACCgcctaatgctgatgaagcGCGAAAGTTACAGGTAAGGGCCCTTAAGTATGTACCCATTGAGGGGgtcttatatagaaaatcgtttgtgatcccttatttgagatgtttgaggccggatgaggctcgagaagcccttagagaagttcatgaaggggtatgtggccaacacctcGGTGGAAGAGCATTAGCTCATAAAGTAACTCGCCTTGGATTCTATTGGCCAGATATGCTAAAGCACgctcaagactatgtgaaaaggtgtgatcgttgtcaaag GTACggaatacctcgagtcatggttacagacaatgggactcagttTAATAATGCCGAGTTTAGAAGTTATTGTgaggattactcgattgagttacgcttcacttcagttgcccatcctcaagctaatggacaagctgaggtgggcaataggataatccttgatggactgaagaaaagagttgagaaagccCAGGGATCATGGGCCGATGAGATACTCCCAatactatgggcgtatcgaacaacttgtaag GccccaaaggcaagatggctccaaattgggaaggcccctaccaaGTTAAGACTGTcacaggccatggctcatacaaacTCCAAACCTTGGAAGGAGTTGAAGTTCCCAGAAGTTGGCATGCAaccaacttaa